In one Komagataeibacter sp. FNDCR2 genomic region, the following are encoded:
- the mtaB gene encoding tRNA (N(6)-L-threonylcarbamoyladenosine(37)-C(2))-methylthiotransferase MtaB, producing MKKPEILTFGCRLNTYESEVMRTHAAGLDNVVIVNTCAVTGEAERQARQAVRRAHRERPDARIVVTGCAAQIDPERWAALPGVTRVLGNREKLEAASWSEMALGEGDAVSDIMAAKETVPHLVTEFAGRTRAFVEVQQGCDHRCTFCIIPFGRGPSRSVPVGAVVEQVRALVGAGYREVVLTGVDITSWGGDLPGRPLLGQLCRRLLALVPELERLRLSSVDPVEIDADIWKLLESEPRFMPYLHLSLQAGCDVILKRMKRRHLAADVAAVVARARALRPDIGIGADIIAGFPTEDEELFAQTLEFVRANALPYLHVFPYSERPGTPAARMPAVAVAERKARALRLRGAGAQAAHDFHTRLIGKPLRVLMETDTAGHSEEFAPVRLVDGAVSTAGRIETVRPVAVDDNGLVAEIL from the coding sequence ATGAAGAAGCCGGAAATCCTGACCTTCGGCTGTCGCCTCAATACCTATGAGAGCGAGGTCATGCGCACCCACGCCGCGGGGCTGGACAACGTGGTGATCGTCAATACCTGCGCGGTCACCGGCGAGGCCGAACGGCAGGCCCGCCAGGCGGTGCGCCGCGCCCATCGCGAGCGGCCCGACGCGCGCATCGTGGTGACGGGCTGCGCCGCGCAGATCGACCCCGAACGCTGGGCGGCCCTGCCGGGCGTGACCCGCGTGCTGGGCAACCGCGAAAAGCTGGAGGCCGCAAGCTGGAGCGAGATGGCGCTGGGTGAAGGCGACGCCGTGTCCGACATCATGGCGGCGAAGGAGACCGTGCCGCATCTGGTGACCGAATTCGCGGGCCGCACCCGCGCGTTTGTGGAGGTGCAGCAGGGCTGCGATCACCGTTGCACCTTCTGCATCATTCCCTTCGGGCGCGGGCCGTCGCGTTCCGTGCCGGTAGGGGCCGTGGTGGAGCAGGTGCGCGCACTGGTGGGCGCGGGCTACCGGGAAGTGGTGCTGACGGGGGTGGACATTACCTCATGGGGCGGGGATCTGCCGGGCAGGCCGTTACTGGGGCAGTTGTGCCGCAGGCTGCTCGCGCTGGTGCCCGAACTGGAGCGGCTGCGCCTGTCCTCGGTCGATCCGGTCGAGATCGATGCGGATATATGGAAGCTGCTGGAAAGCGAGCCACGCTTCATGCCCTATCTGCACCTTTCGCTTCAGGCGGGGTGTGATGTCATCCTCAAGCGCATGAAGCGCCGGCATCTGGCGGCGGATGTCGCCGCCGTGGTGGCGCGCGCGCGCGCGTTGCGGCCCGACATCGGCATCGGGGCGGACATCATCGCCGGTTTCCCGACCGAGGATGAAGAACTGTTTGCCCAGACACTCGAATTCGTGCGTGCGAATGCGCTGCCCTATCTGCATGTTTTCCCCTATAGTGAGCGCCCCGGCACGCCCGCCGCGCGCATGCCCGCCGTCGCGGTGGCGGAACGCAAGGCCCGCGCGCTCCGGCTGCGCGGGGCGGGCGCACAGGCGGCGCATGATTTCCATACCCGCCTGATCGGGAAGCCCCTGCGGGTCCTAATGGAAACGGACACGGCCGGACATTCCGAGGAATTCGCCCCGGTAAGGCTGGTGGACGGCGCGGTATCCACGGCGGGGCGGATCGAGACGGTGCGCCCGGTGGCGGTTGACGATAACGGACTGGTTGCGGAAATTCTCTGA
- the ftsY gene encoding signal recognition particle-docking protein FtsY yields the protein MALGFFSRLKAGLSRSTQKLSGGIAAVFTRRKLDDQALEELEDLLISADLGPSVAEKVIESFRRSKFGKEVTDEEVRAALAEEIATILQPVAIPFEPDPAHKPHVVLVVGVNGTGKTTTIGKMARFYGEQGKKIMMVAGDTFRAAAVEQLQVWGERVGAPVISGKPNADAAGLAFEALKRGRAEGVDLLLVDTAGRLHNKSALMEELAKIIRVMRKFDETAPHSVLLVLDATTGQNAMEQVRVFKELVNVTGLVVTKLDGSARGGIVVALADAFGLPVHLVGVGEQAEDLRPFSAEAFARGLVGDSIKVIDREEETPEGETEKDQAPQPEHDAQAG from the coding sequence ATGGCTCTTGGTTTCTTCTCACGCCTCAAAGCGGGGCTGTCGCGCTCCACGCAGAAACTCAGCGGTGGCATCGCCGCCGTGTTCACCCGGCGCAAACTCGATGACCAGGCGCTGGAGGAACTGGAGGATCTGCTGATCTCCGCCGATCTGGGCCCCAGCGTGGCGGAAAAGGTGATTGAGTCCTTCCGCCGCTCCAAATTCGGCAAGGAAGTGACGGATGAGGAAGTGCGCGCCGCACTGGCGGAAGAAATCGCGACCATCCTGCAACCCGTCGCCATTCCCTTCGAACCCGACCCCGCGCACAAGCCGCATGTGGTGCTGGTGGTGGGGGTGAACGGCACCGGCAAGACCACGACCATCGGCAAGATGGCCCGCTTTTATGGTGAGCAGGGCAAGAAGATCATGATGGTGGCGGGCGATACCTTCCGCGCCGCCGCCGTGGAGCAGTTGCAGGTCTGGGGGGAGCGCGTGGGCGCCCCCGTCATTTCCGGCAAGCCCAACGCGGATGCGGCGGGACTGGCGTTCGAGGCGCTCAAGCGGGGCCGGGCGGAAGGGGTTGACCTGCTGCTGGTCGATACGGCGGGCCGCCTGCACAACAAGAGCGCGCTGATGGAGGAACTGGCCAAGATCATCCGCGTCATGCGCAAGTTCGATGAGACGGCGCCCCATTCCGTCCTGCTGGTGCTGGACGCCACCACCGGGCAGAACGCGATGGAACAGGTGCGCGTGTTCAAGGAACTGGTCAATGTGACGGGGCTGGTCGTGACCAAGCTTGATGGTTCGGCGCGCGGCGGCATCGTGGTGGCGCTGGCCGATGCGTTCGGCCTGCCGGTGCATCTGGTGGGCGTGGGCGAACAGGCGGAAGACCTGCGCCCCTTCTCGGCGGAAGCCTTCGCCAGGGGACTGGTGGGTGATTCGATCAAGGTCATCGACCGCGAGGAAGAAACGCCGGAAGGCGAAACCGAAAAGGATCAGGCCCCCCAGCCGGAACATGACGCGCAGGCGGGCTGA
- a CDS encoding phosphoglycerate kinase produces MAAANFKTLDQLDAKGKKVLLRADLNVPVRDRQITDATRILRLLPTIEELAQKGARVIVVSHFDRPKGQRVAAMSLGPIADALGDALGRPVTFVEDCIGPVAQQAVDAMQDGDVVVLENTRFYPGEEQNDPELAKAFAALADYYVNDAFSAAHRAHASTEGVARLLPSFAGRLMETELNALNIALENPERPVGAIVGGAKISTKLDLIGNLLEKVEMLIIGGAMANTFLAARGVNVGRSLQEAEMHDTARAIMDKAKEKGCEIVLPVDAVTATDFQANVPTRTVPIDAIPADAMMLDVGPETVKLISQKIATLKTLVWNGPLGAFEIPPFDAATNAVAAEVARLTDAGVLKSIAGGGDTVSALRHAGVEKHISYISSAGGAFLEWLEGKTLPGIMALENVFERAMPI; encoded by the coding sequence ATGGCCGCTGCCAATTTCAAGACGCTGGACCAGCTTGATGCCAAGGGCAAAAAGGTGCTCCTGCGTGCCGATCTGAACGTCCCGGTGCGGGACAGGCAGATTACCGATGCAACGCGCATCCTGCGCCTGCTGCCCACCATCGAGGAACTGGCGCAGAAAGGGGCCAGGGTGATTGTGGTCAGTCACTTCGACCGCCCCAAGGGCCAGCGCGTGGCCGCCATGTCGCTCGGCCCGATCGCCGATGCGCTGGGTGACGCGCTGGGCCGCCCGGTCACGTTCGTGGAAGACTGTATCGGCCCGGTGGCGCAGCAGGCCGTTGACGCCATGCAGGATGGCGACGTGGTGGTGCTGGAAAACACCCGCTTCTACCCCGGCGAGGAACAGAACGACCCCGAACTGGCCAAGGCGTTCGCGGCGCTGGCCGATTACTACGTCAATGACGCGTTCTCGGCCGCGCACCGCGCCCATGCCTCGACCGAAGGGGTGGCGCGCCTGCTGCCCTCCTTTGCCGGGCGGCTTATGGAGACGGAACTCAACGCGCTGAACATCGCGCTGGAAAACCCCGAACGCCCGGTTGGCGCGATCGTGGGGGGGGCCAAGATCTCCACCAAGCTCGACCTGATCGGCAACCTGCTTGAAAAGGTGGAAATGCTGATCATCGGCGGGGCCATGGCCAACACGTTCCTGGCCGCGCGGGGCGTGAACGTGGGCCGGTCGTTGCAGGAAGCGGAGATGCACGACACCGCGCGCGCGATCATGGACAAGGCGAAGGAAAAGGGCTGCGAGATCGTGCTGCCGGTCGATGCCGTGACCGCGACCGACTTCCAGGCCAACGTGCCCACCCGCACGGTGCCCATCGACGCCATCCCGGCGGATGCGATGATGCTGGATGTGGGGCCGGAAACGGTGAAGCTGATCAGCCAGAAGATCGCAACGCTGAAAACCCTGGTCTGGAACGGCCCGCTGGGCGCGTTCGAGATCCCGCCCTTCGACGCCGCGACCAACGCGGTGGCGGCGGAAGTGGCCAGGCTGACCGATGCGGGCGTGCTGAAAAGCATCGCCGGGGGTGGGGATACGGTATCCGCCCTGCGCCACGCGGGGGTGGAGAAGCATATCTCCTACATCTCAAGCGCGGGTGGCGCGTTCCTTGAATGGCTGGAAGGCAAGACGCTGCCCGGCATCATGGCGCTGGAAAACGTGTTTGAACGCGCCATGCCGATCTGA
- the gap gene encoding type I glyceraldehyde-3-phosphate dehydrogenase encodes MAVKVAINGFGRIGRLVLRGIIESGRTDVVPVAINDLGSVADNAHLLSYDSVHGRFPAEVKVDDDKIIITANGRTYDPITVSAEADPTKVPFHGVDVALECTGRFTDKTKAAQLITAGARKVIVSAPASGVDATIVFGVNQNILTHDMTVISNASCTTNCLAPVAKVLDDTFGIECGYMVTIHSYTGDQRTVDTLHKDLRRARGAALNMIPTSTGAARAVGLVLPHLKGRLDGTAIRVPTPNVSLVSLDFVPKKAPASVEEVNEAMRKAAECGPLKGILAYNTAPLVSTDFNHSPASSTFDATQTAVIDGGKLVRICSWYDNEWGFSNRMADTAAVFGAL; translated from the coding sequence ATGGCTGTCAAAGTCGCAATAAACGGTTTCGGTCGCATCGGTCGCCTGGTTCTGCGCGGCATTATCGAAAGTGGCCGTACCGATGTCGTGCCGGTTGCCATCAATGACCTTGGCAGCGTGGCGGACAACGCGCACCTGCTGTCCTATGACAGCGTACATGGCCGCTTCCCCGCTGAGGTGAAGGTGGATGACGACAAGATCATCATCACCGCCAATGGCCGCACCTACGACCCGATCACCGTCTCGGCCGAGGCCGACCCGACCAAGGTCCCCTTCCACGGCGTGGACGTGGCGCTGGAATGCACCGGCCGCTTTACCGACAAGACCAAGGCCGCCCAGCTCATCACCGCGGGCGCGCGCAAGGTGATCGTCTCCGCCCCGGCGTCGGGCGTGGACGCCACCATCGTGTTCGGCGTGAACCAGAACATCCTGACCCACGACATGACGGTCATCTCCAACGCGTCATGCACCACCAACTGCCTGGCCCCGGTGGCCAAGGTGCTCGATGACACGTTCGGGATCGAATGTGGCTACATGGTCACCATCCATTCCTACACCGGCGACCAGCGCACGGTGGATACCCTGCACAAGGACCTGCGCCGCGCGCGTGGCGCGGCACTCAACATGATCCCGACCTCCACCGGGGCGGCGCGCGCCGTGGGGCTGGTGCTGCCGCACCTGAAGGGCCGGCTCGACGGCACCGCGATTCGCGTGCCGACCCCCAATGTCTCGCTCGTATCGCTGGACTTCGTGCCCAAAAAGGCCCCGGCCTCGGTCGAGGAAGTGAACGAGGCCATGCGCAAGGCCGCCGAGTGCGGCCCGCTGAAGGGTATCCTCGCCTACAACACCGCGCCGCTGGTCAGCACGGATTTCAACCACTCCCCCGCCTCATCCACCTTCGACGCGACCCAGACCGCCGTGATCGACGGCGGCAAGCTGGTGCGCATCTGTAGCTGGTATGACAATGAATGGGGCTTCTCCAACCGCATGGCTGACACCGCTGCCGTATTCGGAGCATTGTAA
- a CDS encoding transketolase-like TK C-terminal-containing protein yields the protein MPEDQVSITRADAGPPAPSMPERLATAIRHAIGIHEPDSRHALQARVMAGFCAVLWSRFLRFDPASPDWPDRDRFIVSSPLYRVLPRIMAELSGQLPPPPTPDARAAGTGRQAYGPSGQGLGAAIGMALAEQTLAARFGRSLVNHRVWALGCWTELSTGVALESAALAGEMGLDRVTLVVGLWQGERAQVDAILPRYSASGWSVRKVDAGNAEQIATAIASLQRTHKPCLIACIATPDTTPAPPVVDDPGLWAGAARRGASARRSWLRRLLKDRQKADFERMARNQRPAFWQPDWQRSWREHGATASRAAPPFAARLGLETLHELLPELTCLRSRQGMMADLSTIRRAGGEQDLSCGTQVNGMGALLNGIAIHGGLLACGASTIIAVDRMRPALRYAAMTGQQVIYLLTDDDMHRGESAGGWQPVEQLASLRAMPNMVVFRPADHRETMECMELALRRTDGPSLLTLESTFSLSTPLPEREQHGLTNLCARGGYVLAEAEGPRQVTLVATGQEAIVALAARRLLRDEGIAAAVVSLPCWELFAAQKMTYRDGVLGTAPRIGIEAASGFGWERWLGPDGLFVGIDGFGAATGPDRPDSPADITPERICRDAMRLLRPVLAGAPIQTAGGNTEAAPPGMASVDASV from the coding sequence ATGCCAGAAGACCAGGTTTCCATCACCCGGGCCGATGCCGGGCCACCCGCGCCAAGCATGCCTGAACGGCTGGCGACGGCGATCCGCCACGCCATCGGCATTCATGAACCCGACAGCCGCCACGCGCTTCAGGCGCGCGTCATGGCCGGGTTCTGCGCGGTGCTGTGGAGTCGCTTCCTGCGCTTCGACCCCGCCAGCCCGGACTGGCCGGACCGGGACCGCTTCATCGTGTCATCACCGCTCTACCGCGTCCTTCCCCGCATCATGGCCGAACTGTCGGGGCAGCTTCCCCCGCCCCCCACCCCCGATGCGCGCGCCGCCGGGACCGGGCGGCAGGCCTATGGCCCCAGCGGACAGGGGCTGGGGGCGGCCATCGGCATGGCGCTGGCGGAACAGACGCTGGCGGCCCGCTTTGGCCGCTCGCTCGTCAACCATCGCGTCTGGGCGCTGGGCTGCTGGACGGAACTCTCCACCGGGGTGGCGCTGGAAAGCGCCGCGCTGGCGGGCGAGATGGGGCTCGACCGCGTAACGCTGGTGGTCGGGCTGTGGCAGGGCGAACGCGCGCAGGTGGACGCCATCCTGCCGCGCTACAGCGCATCGGGCTGGTCGGTGCGCAAGGTGGACGCCGGGAATGCCGAACAGATCGCAACCGCCATCGCATCGCTGCAACGCACACACAAACCCTGCCTGATCGCCTGCATCGCCACGCCCGACACCACGCCAGCCCCCCCCGTGGTCGATGATCCCGGCCTGTGGGCGGGGGCCGCGCGGCGTGGGGCCAGCGCGCGGCGTTCGTGGCTGCGCAGGCTGCTCAAGGACCGGCAGAAAGCCGATTTCGAACGCATGGCGCGCAACCAGCGCCCCGCCTTCTGGCAGCCGGACTGGCAGCGGTCATGGCGTGAGCACGGGGCCACGGCCAGCCGGGCCGCGCCGCCGTTCGCGGCGCGGCTGGGACTCGAGACCCTGCATGAACTGCTGCCCGAACTGACCTGCCTGCGCTCGCGCCAGGGGATGATGGCCGATCTTTCCACCATCCGCCGCGCGGGCGGCGAGCAGGACCTGTCCTGTGGCACGCAGGTCAATGGCATGGGGGCGCTGCTCAACGGCATCGCGATCCATGGCGGGCTGCTGGCCTGCGGGGCTTCGACCATCATCGCGGTGGACCGCATGCGTCCCGCCCTGCGCTACGCCGCCATGACCGGCCAGCAGGTCATCTATCTCCTGACCGATGATGACATGCACCGGGGCGAAAGCGCTGGCGGGTGGCAGCCGGTGGAACAGCTGGCCAGCCTGCGCGCCATGCCCAACATGGTGGTGTTCCGCCCCGCCGACCACCGGGAAACCATGGAGTGCATGGAACTGGCCCTGCGGCGCACCGACGGGCCCAGCCTGCTGACGCTGGAATCCACCTTCTCCCTGTCCACCCCCCTGCCCGAGCGCGAGCAGCACGGCCTCACCAACCTGTGCGCGCGTGGCGGCTATGTGCTGGCCGAGGCCGAAGGCCCCCGGCAGGTCACGCTGGTCGCCACGGGGCAGGAAGCGATCGTGGCGCTGGCCGCCCGCAGGCTGCTCAGGGACGAGGGAATTGCGGCGGCCGTGGTGTCCCTGCCATGCTGGGAACTGTTCGCCGCGCAAAAAATGACGTATCGTGATGGCGTGCTGGGAACGGCACCCCGGATCGGGATAGAGGCCGCATCGGGTTTCGGATGGGAACGCTGGCTTGGGCCGGACGGGCTGTTTGTTGGTATAGACGGATTTGGGGCCGCAACCGGCCCGGACCGGCCCGACAGCCCGGCTGACATCACGCCGGAGCGGATCTGCCGCGATGCGATGCGGCTGCTCCGCCCTGTTTTGGCTGGCGCCCCGATCCAGACCGCGGGAGGGAACACTGAAGCGGCCCCGCCCGGAATGGCATCGGTCGATGCCAGCGTATGA
- the hemA gene encoding 5-aminolevulinate synthase, with protein sequence MDGHPFFRFCRTALEGIRAQGRYRQFTPLARQAERYPLYDQPETVATPSTPACPQDREVVVWSSNDYLGMGVDPVVVEAAIQAIHEHGAGAGGTRNIAGTSPLHTAIEAELADLHGKEAGLLFVSGYVSNQATLQTILTSMPGWICFSDRLNHASMIAGIKGARGSSTVIFEHNDLADLEAKLAAAPKDAPKLIAFESVYSMDGDVSDIAGTCALARKYGAMTYLDEVHAVGLYGEEGGGVSQRDGVADQVDIIEGTLAKGFGVHGGYITASSDIVEYLRLSASGFIFTTSLPPAVVAAALASVRLVRKDGWRRERMFERVNTFREKLRRANVPFTMTASHIVPIPVGDAKRCRELSDRLLSDYGIYATPINYPTVPRGTERLRLTPGPFHTDAMMDDMVAALTHLLRLNDLKTQPVPAMA encoded by the coding sequence GTGGATGGACATCCGTTCTTCCGGTTCTGCCGGACGGCGCTGGAGGGCATCCGCGCACAGGGTCGATACCGGCAGTTCACGCCACTGGCGCGCCAGGCCGAGCGTTATCCCCTGTATGACCAGCCGGAAACCGTCGCCACGCCTTCAACCCCCGCCTGCCCGCAGGACCGGGAGGTCGTGGTCTGGTCATCCAACGACTATCTGGGCATGGGTGTGGACCCCGTGGTGGTGGAGGCCGCCATCCAGGCCATTCATGAACATGGCGCGGGCGCGGGCGGCACGCGCAACATCGCGGGCACCAGCCCCCTGCATACGGCCATCGAGGCCGAACTGGCCGACCTGCATGGCAAGGAAGCGGGGCTTCTGTTCGTGTCCGGCTACGTGTCCAACCAGGCCACGCTCCAGACCATCCTGACCTCCATGCCCGGCTGGATCTGCTTTTCCGACCGGCTGAACCATGCCTCCATGATCGCGGGGATCAAGGGCGCGCGTGGCTCCAGCACCGTCATTTTCGAACATAACGACCTGGCCGACCTCGAAGCCAAGCTGGCCGCCGCCCCCAAGGACGCGCCCAAGCTGATCGCGTTCGAGAGCGTGTATTCCATGGATGGCGATGTGTCGGACATCGCGGGCACCTGCGCGCTGGCGCGCAAATACGGCGCCATGACCTATCTGGACGAAGTCCACGCCGTGGGCCTGTATGGCGAGGAAGGCGGCGGCGTATCGCAGCGCGATGGCGTGGCCGACCAGGTCGATATCATCGAAGGGACGCTGGCCAAGGGTTTTGGCGTGCATGGCGGCTACATCACCGCGTCGAGCGATATTGTGGAATACCTGCGGCTTTCGGCCTCGGGCTTCATCTTCACCACCTCGCTGCCGCCCGCGGTCGTGGCCGCGGCGCTGGCCAGCGTGCGGCTGGTGCGCAAGGATGGCTGGCGGCGCGAGCGCATGTTCGAGCGCGTCAACACCTTCCGTGAAAAGCTGCGCAGGGCCAATGTGCCCTTTACCATGACGGCAAGCCACATCGTGCCGATCCCGGTGGGCGATGCGAAGCGCTGCCGCGAACTGAGCGACCGGCTGCTCAGTGATTACGGGATCTACGCCACGCCCATCAATTATCCCACCGTGCCGCGCGGGACCGAGCGCCTGCGCCTGACGCCGGGGCCGTTCCACACGGATGCGATGATGGATGACATGGTGGCCGCCCTGACCCACCTGCTGCGCCTGAACGACCTCAAGACGCAGCCGGTGCCCGCCATGGCCTGA
- a CDS encoding DsbA family protein: protein MTFISPCRRPRLLHVLLAAGAMSVAGPVAAPLATAADTAGSFTPAQRQEIVSIVREALKTDPTILSDAIAALRTSATTAQQNAARTALDGHRAELLAPAASDGVLGNAAAHATVVEFYDPRCPYCRKVLPDLDRLTREDTDVRIVEKVIPVLGQGSLIASQALVAAFVQGGQDAYFRMQHAVMNDSTTPTVERMRALAGQSGLNATQLATDMSSPKVTAILEANMDLARAIGLDGTPTFVFNARQIIPGAADYDTLKKAIAQNR from the coding sequence GTGACCTTCATTTCCCCATGCCGGCGTCCGCGCCTGCTGCACGTCCTGCTGGCCGCCGGGGCAATGAGCGTGGCCGGGCCGGTTGCAGCCCCCCTGGCCACCGCCGCCGATACCGCCGGCAGCTTCACCCCCGCCCAGCGGCAGGAAATCGTCAGCATCGTGCGCGAGGCGCTGAAGACGGACCCCACCATCCTGTCCGACGCCATCGCCGCCCTGCGCACCTCCGCCACGACCGCCCAGCAGAACGCCGCGCGCACCGCGCTGGATGGCCACCGCGCCGAACTGCTGGCCCCGGCGGCGAGTGATGGCGTACTGGGCAATGCCGCGGCCCATGCGACGGTGGTGGAATTCTACGACCCACGCTGCCCCTACTGCCGCAAGGTGCTGCCCGACCTCGACCGCCTGACGCGGGAGGACACGGATGTACGGATTGTCGAAAAGGTCATCCCCGTTCTGGGGCAGGGCAGCCTCATCGCCTCGCAGGCGCTGGTGGCGGCGTTTGTACAGGGGGGGCAGGACGCCTATTTCCGCATGCAGCACGCGGTCATGAATGATTCCACCACCCCCACGGTCGAGCGCATGCGCGCGCTGGCCGGTCAGTCCGGCCTGAACGCGACCCAGCTCGCGACCGACATGAGCAGCCCGAAGGTGACCGCCATCCTGGAGGCGAACATGGATCTGGCGCGCGCCATCGGGCTGGACGGCACGCCGACCTTCGTCTTCAACGCCCGCCAGATCATTCCCGGCGCGGCGGATTATGACACGCTGAAAAAAGCCATCGCCCAGAACCGCTAG
- a CDS encoding gamma-glutamyltransferase, whose translation MRTAVTAVLAISVAGCSLHRYSPVRLVSHMFGPSPGPLIGMVSADEPQATLVGRDILQRGGNAADAAAAMGMALAVTLPSRASLGAGGACLAYRPGDQNGGRAFMFLPVAGTVTDPAMPRADRPASVPMLARGLYLMHLQYGSAAFSDLLPDAITLAANGINVSRQLATDLAAVQVPLLADPGVRVVFSRSDGKALAEGDALVQTHLSGALDQIRGMGVGDLYNGALGQSFVAGSQAAGGGLQMSDLRQAIPSERLPLVVRSGETQVAFLPPPADGGLGSALAFRAASTSDATQRAQASVAAWRAQNGNRQTGTGDDMTARAQAIVNAGGGATGGLLPALPASTSFTVVDHGGMAVACSVSMDNLFGTGRMAGNTGIVLGASPARVPQPLLTAAVASQGRALRAVAAGSGQNDAAAAVGIAMRQIMAGQTPDAHPVTAQGRVNAISCPQGLPGDASTCVAATDPRGAGLALGPR comes from the coding sequence ATGCGTACGGCGGTTACGGCTGTCCTGGCCATTTCGGTTGCCGGTTGCTCCCTGCATCGCTATTCGCCCGTGCGGCTGGTGTCGCACATGTTCGGCCCTTCGCCCGGCCCGCTGATCGGCATGGTCTCGGCCGATGAGCCCCAGGCCACGCTGGTCGGGCGCGACATTCTCCAGCGCGGCGGCAACGCGGCGGACGCGGCGGCGGCCATGGGCATGGCGCTGGCGGTCACGCTGCCTTCACGCGCCTCGCTTGGCGCGGGCGGGGCGTGCCTGGCCTACAGGCCGGGCGACCAGAATGGCGGGCGCGCCTTCATGTTCCTGCCCGTCGCGGGCACGGTCACGGATCCCGCCATGCCGCGCGCGGACCGTCCGGCCTCGGTGCCCATGCTGGCGCGCGGGCTTTATCTCATGCATCTGCAATATGGCTCGGCGGCCTTTTCGGATCTGCTGCCCGATGCGATCACGCTGGCCGCGAACGGCATCAATGTCAGCCGCCAGCTTGCCACCGATCTTGCCGCCGTGCAGGTTCCGCTACTGGCCGATCCGGGGGTGCGGGTCGTGTTCAGTCGTTCGGATGGCAAGGCGCTGGCCGAAGGTGATGCGCTGGTGCAGACGCATCTGTCCGGCGCGCTGGACCAGATTCGCGGCATGGGCGTGGGCGACCTGTATAACGGCGCGCTGGGGCAGTCCTTTGTCGCGGGCAGTCAGGCGGCGGGCGGTGGATTGCAGATGAGCGACCTGCGGCAGGCCATTCCATCCGAACGCCTGCCGCTGGTGGTCAGAAGCGGTGAAACGCAGGTCGCCTTCCTGCCGCCGCCCGCCGATGGGGGGCTGGGCAGCGCGCTGGCGTTCCGCGCCGCCTCCACTTCCGACGCCACGCAGCGCGCGCAGGCCAGTGTTGCGGCATGGCGCGCCCAGAATGGCAACCGCCAGACCGGAACGGGGGATGACATGACCGCCCGCGCGCAGGCCATCGTCAATGCCGGTGGCGGGGCGACTGGCGGCCTGCTGCCAGCACTTCCGGCCTCGACCTCGTTCACGGTGGTTGACCATGGTGGCATGGCGGTCGCCTGTAGCGTGAGCATGGACAACCTGTTCGGTACCGGGCGCATGGCGGGCAATACCGGCATTGTTCTGGGCGCGTCGCCCGCGCGGGTGCCGCAACCGTTGCTGACGGCGGCCGTCGCCTCTCAGGGGCGCGCCTTGCGGGCGGTCGCCGCCGGTTCGGGCCAGAATGACGCCGCCGCCGCCGTAGGGATCGCGATGCGCCAGATCATGGCCGGGCAGACGCCCGACGCCCACCCGGTGACGGCGCAGGGCCGTGTCAACGCCATATCCTGCCCGCAGGGCCTGCCGGGGGATGCGTCAACCTGCGTCGCCGCCACCGATCCGCGTGGCGCGGGGCTGGCGCTCGGGCCGCGCTAG